A genomic stretch from Juglans microcarpa x Juglans regia isolate MS1-56 chromosome 3S, Jm3101_v1.0, whole genome shotgun sequence includes:
- the LOC121258383 gene encoding germin-like protein subfamily 1 member 13, giving the protein MQTMKAKYLVTAVALLALACSLAYAYDPSPLQDFCVAVKDPASALFVNGKFCKDPKLASANDFFFSGLNVPRDTSNPLGSNVTAVNVDNLAGLNTLGISLARIDFAPYGLNPPHIHPRATEFLIVLEGTLYVGFVTSNGDGNRLFTKMLYPGDVFVFPIGLIHFQLNVGKTKAVAFAGLSSQNPGVITIANAVFGSDPKINPDVLTKAFQVDKNLVEYLQKQFWSDNN; this is encoded by the exons ATGCAGACCATGAAAGCTAAGTACCTCGTAACAGCTGTGGCCCTTTTGGCCTTGGCTTGCTCCCTCGCCTATGCCTATGACCCTAGTCCTCTGCAGGACTTTTGTGTTGCAGTCAAGGATCCCGCTTCTGCTT TATTTGTGAATGGAAAGTTCTGCAAGGATCCAAAGCTTGCCTCAGCCAATGACTTCTTCTTCTCGGGACTAAATGTTCCCAGAGACacttcaaatcctcttgggtcGAACGTCACTGCCGTGAATGTGGACAATCTAGCAGGACTCAACACCCTAGGCATATCCTTGGCTCGCATTGACTTTGCTCCATATGGTCTTAATCCTCCCCATATCCACCCACGTGCCACTGAATTTCTCATTGTCTTAGAGGGTACTCTGTACGTTGGATTTGTCACCTCCAACGGAGATGGTAACCGCCTCTTTACCAAAATGCTATATCCAGGAGATGTCTTTGTATTCCCAATTGGTCTCATTCACTTCCAGTTAAATGTGGGAAAGACCAAAGCAGTTGCCTTTGCTGGTTTGAGCAGCCAGAATCCAGGGGTCATCACCATTGCAAATGCAGTCTTTGGATCTGACCCAAAAATCAATCCTGATGTTCTCACCAAGGCCTTCCAAGTGGACAAGAATTTGGTCGAGTACCTTCAAAAACAGTTTTGGTCGGACAACAATTAG